The Indicator indicator isolate 239-I01 chromosome 18, UM_Iind_1.1, whole genome shotgun sequence genome includes a region encoding these proteins:
- the LOC128972887 gene encoding protocadherin alpha-3-like, translating to MSGGGGMWCPTDSRTGVYRRRRGAVRGPQAAMEARWGAAVRLVVLVRAWALVSGQVRYSVPEEAKVGTVVGRLSQELGVEAGDAEARRLRVVWQGRRASVEVSGASGALVVSSRLDREELCGKSAPCSLRLELLLERPLRVFHVELEVTDINDNAPLFPAARKNISIAELSLPGSRFPLEGASDADIGANAQLSYTLSPSEHFVLDVKSPDENRKSLFLVLMKALDRETVPVHRLVLTASDGGRPSLTGTMELAITVLDANDNAPQFSQSVYKVQLLENTAEGSVVVRVNATDPDEGLNKEFAYSIVSAVPGGSRGLFSIDPKTGEIRLTTALDYEDVRLHELQIEATDRGTPPLSGHCSVELEVLDVNDNAPEVWVTSLSVPVPEDASVGTVVALLSVSDRDSGANGRVQCSVWPTSPFGLESRFAGSYSLVLREALDRERVSEYEVEVRAEDGGKPSLRARRGVRVPVSDVNDNAPSFSQAVYTVLARENNAAGAELARLWARDPDEAGNGRVSYSLWEGVAGAPWSGGGWRPASSYVSVDAESGRLWAVQPLDYEELQVLQFEVRAVDAGEPPLVGNATVQLFVVDENDNAPALLPTAGGRAGLVPFAGGVGGSSVEAASGSESETLWAWAAWGSPAGQVVAKIRAVDADSGYNAWLRYEVWEPRGKGPFRVGLYSGEVSTVRALEEADGPRQRLVIVVRDHGEPSRSATATLSVSLVEGGEAALATAAGSSSSSVSGVVLPAEGGAAAGAASASANVWLVVAICAVSSLLVLALVLYGAARWAPRAAVLSGPAPATLVCASEVGSWSYSQRQSRSLCVAEGGGKSDLMVFSPNLPPPPPQPGPASKDTSQPEPSALLNTVSSPRFLATALPTLPSFFLSFIGCPHGM from the coding sequence ATGAGCGGAGGCGGGGGGATGTGGTGCCCGACTGACAGCAGAACCGGTGTGTACaggcggcggcggggagccGTGCGTGGGCCGCAAGCGGCGATGGAGGCGCGTTGGGGTGCCGCGGTGcgtttggtggtgctggtgcgGGCCTGGGCGCTGGTGTCGGGGCAGGTGCGGTACTCGGTGCCGGAGGAAGCGAAGGTCGGGACGGTGGTGGGGCGGCTGTCGCAGGAGCTGGGTGTGGAGGCGGGCGATGCGGAGGCGCGGCGGCTGCGTGTGGTGTGGCAGGGCCGGCGGGCGAGCGTGGAGGTGAGCGGGGCGAGCGGGGCGCTGGTGGTGAGCTCGCGGCTGGACCGGGAGGAGCTGTGCGGCAAGAgcgctccctgctccctgcgtctggagctgctgctggagcggCCGCTGCGCGTCTTCCATGTGGAGCTGGAGGTGACCGACATTAACGACAACGCCCCGCTCTTCCCCGCCGCACGGAAAAACATCAGCATCGCGGAGTTGTCTCTGCCGGGTTCGCGTTTCCCACTGGAGGGCGCGTCGGACGCAGATATCGGAGCGAACGCGCAGCTCTCCTACACCCTCAGCCCCAGCGAGCACTTTGTGCTAGATGTTAAATCCCCTGATGAAAACAGGAAATCTTTGTTTCTGGTGCTCATGAAAGCTCTGGACCGGGAGACGGTGCCTGTGCACCGGTTGGTGCTGACGGCTAGTGACGGGGGCCGTCCATCTCTAACGGGCACTATGGAGCTGGCGATCACAGTGCTGGACGCGAATGACAACGCCCCGCAGTTCAGCCAGTCGGTGTATAAAGTGCAGTTACTGGAGAACACTGCGGAGGGCTCCGTAGTGGTGCGAGTGAACGCCACGGATCCTGACGAGGGTCTCAATAAGGAATTTGCTTACAGCATCGTGAGTGCGGTTCCTGGTGGTAGCAGAGGTCTGTTCAGCATTGATCCGAAGACAGGCGAAATAAGACTGACGACAGCCCTGGACTATGAAGACGTCCGTTTACACGAATTACAAATCGAAGCAACAGACAGAGGCACTCCCCCGCTGTCCGGTCACTGCAGcgtggagctggaggtgctggacgTGAACGACAACGCACCCGAGGTGTGGGTGACGTCACTGTCGGTGCCGGTGCCGGAGGACGCGTCGGTGGGGACGGTGGTGGCGCTGCTGAGCGTGTCGGACCGGGACTCGGGGGCGAACGGGCGAGTGCAGTGCTCGGTGTGGCCGACGTCGCCGTTCGGTCTGGAGTCGAGGTTCGCGGGGTCGTACTCGCTGGTGCTGCGAGAAGCGCTGGACCGGGAGCGGGTGTCGGAGTACGAGGTGGAAGTGCGGGCGGAGGACGGCGGGAAGCCGTCGCTGCGTGCGAGGCGCGGTGTGCGTGTGCCGGTGTCTGACGTGAACGACAACGCGCCGTCGTTCTCGCAGGCCGTGTACACGGTGCTGGCGCGGGAGAACAACGCGGCGGGCGCGGAGCTGGCGCGGCTGTGGGCGCGGGACCCGGACGAGGCGGGTAACGGTCGCGTGAGCTACTCGTTGTGGGAGGGCGTCGCCGGGGCCCCGTGGTCAGGCGGCGGGTGGCGTCCGGCGTCGAGCTACGTGTCGGTGGACGCGGAGAGCGGTCGCCTGTGGGCGGTGCAGCCGTTGGACTACgaggagctgcaggtgctgcagttCGAGGTGCGAGCGGTGGACGCGGGGGAGCCGCCGCTGGTCGGCAACGCGACGGTGCAGCTGTTCGTGGTGGACGAGAACGACAACGCGCCGGCGCTGCTGCCGACCGCGGGAGGCCGTGCGGGGCTGGTTCCGTTTGCGGGTGGCGTGGGCGGGTCGTCGGTAGAGGCGGCGTCGGGATCGGAGTCGGAGACGCTGTGGGCGTGGGCGGCGTGGGGGTCTCCGGCAGGGCAGGTGGTGGCGAAGATCCGTGCGGTGGACGCGGACTCGGGCTACAACGCGTGGCTGCGGTACGAGGTGTGGGAGCCTCGTGGGAAGGGCCCGTTCCGCGTGGGGCTGTACAGCGGCGAGGTGAGCACGGTGCGGGCGCTGGAGGAGGCGGACGGCCCGCGGCAGAGGCTGGTGATCGTGGTGCGGGACCACGGCGAGCCGTCGCGCTCGGCCACGGCCACGCTGAGCGTGTCGCTGGTGGAGGGCGGCGAGGCGGCGCTGGCAACGGCGGCGGGGTCGTCGTCTTCGTCGGTGTCGGGTGTGGTGCTGCCGGCGGAGGGCGGCGCGGCGGCGGGCGCGGCTTCGGCGTCGGCCAACGTGTGGCTGGTGGTGGCGATCTGCGCGGTGTCGAGCCTGCTGGTGCTGGCGCTGGTGCTGTACGGGGCGGCGCGCTGGGCGCCGCGGGCGGCCGTGCTGTCGGGGCCGGCTCCGGCGACGCTGGTGTGCGCCAGCGAAGTGGGCAGCTGGTCGTACTCGCAGCGGCAGAGCCGGAGCCTGTGCGTGGCGGAGGGCGGGGGCAAGAGCGACCTGATGGTTTTCAGCCCCAActtgccgccgccgccgcctcagCCTGGCCCCGCGTCCAAGGACACCTCGCAGCCGGAGCCTTCCGCTCTGCTGAACACGGTCAGTAGTCCTCGCTTTCTCGCCACTGCCCTACCCAcgcttccttctttctttctttccttcattgGTTGCCCCCACGGTATGTGA
- the LOC128972885 gene encoding protocadherin alpha-8-like, with amino-acid sequence MEARWSSAVLLVVLVRAWALVSGQVRYSVPEEAKVGTVVGRLSQELGVEAGDAEARRLRVVWQGRRASVEVSGASGALVVSSRLDREELCGKSAPCSLRLELLLERPLRVFHVELEVTDINDNAPLFPASRKNISLPENSPVGSRFPLEGASDADVGANAQLSYTLSHSEHFALDSEKLNEGNTVPDLVLRKLLDREMVPVHRLVLTASDEGRPPLTGTMELVITVQDANDNAPQFNQSVYKVQLLENAPQGTLVVRVNATDSDEGSNSDVTYTVTNVIPPGGKDVISVNPHTGEIRLTGALDFEEVSVFDFRIEARDKGTPPLSGHCKVFLEVLDMNDNAPEVWVTSLSVPVPEDASVGTVVALLSVSDRDSGANGRVQCSVWPTSPFGLESRFAGSYSLVLRETLDRERVSEYEVEVRAEDGGKPSLRARRGVRVPVSDVNDNAPSFSQAVYTVLARENNAAGAELARLWARDPDEADNGRVSYSLWEGVSGAPWSGGGWRPASSYVSVDAESGRLWAVQPLDYEELQVLQFEVRAVDAGEPPLVGNATVQLFVVDENDNAPALLPASGGGAGLVPFAGGVGGSSVEAASGSESETLWAWAAWGSPAGQVVAKIRAVDADSGYNAWLRYEVWEPRGKGPFRVGLYSGEVSTARALEEADGPRQRLVIVVRDHGEPSRSATATLSVSLVEGGEAALAAAGSSSSSVSGVVLPAEGGAAAGAASASANVWLVVAICVVSSLLVLALVLYGAARWAPRAAVLSGPAPATLVCASEVGSWSYSQRQSRSLCVAEGAAKSDLMVFSPNLPPPQPGPASKDTSQPEPSALLNTVSSPRFLATSPTHVGILRVLKNLDGTFVSACTFLTLTFGSCFHTSQLNVVGDAISSDFKKLFVLVCGI; translated from the exons ATGGAGGCGCGATGGAGTTCCGCGGTGcttctggtggtgctggtgcggGCCTGGGCGCTGGTGTCGGGGCAGGTGCGGTACTCGGTGCCGGAGGAAGCCAAGGTCGGGACGGTGGTGGGGCGGCTGTCGCAGGAGCTGGGTGTGGAGGCGGGCGATGCGGAGGCGCGGCGGCTGCGTGTGGTGTGGCAGGGCCGGCGGGCGAGCGTGGAGGTGAGCGGGGCGAGCGGGGCGCTGGTGGTGAGCTCGCGGCTGGACCGGGAGGAGCTGTGCGGCAAGAgcgctccctgctccctgcgtctggagctgctgctggagcggCCGCTGCGCGTCTTCCATGTGGAGCTGGAGGTGACCGACATTAACGACAACGCCCCGCTCTTCCCCGCCTCACGGAAAAACATCAGTTTACCGGAGAACTCCCCAGTCGGTTCCCGTTTCCCACTGGAGGGCGCGTCGGATGCAGATGTCGGAGCGAACGCGCAGCTCTCCTACACACTCAGTCACAGCGAACATTTCGCTTTGGATTCAGAAAAACTGAATGAGGGAAATACAGTACCCGATCTAGTTCTCCGAAAGCTGTTGGACCGCGAGATGGTGCCTGTGCATCGGTTGGTGCTGACGGCGAGTGACGAGGGCCGTCCGCCTCTGACAGGCACAATGGAGCTGGTGATCACAGTGCAGGACGCGAATGACAACGCCCCGCAGTTCAACCAGTCGGTGTATAaagtgcagctgctggagaacgCTCCTCAGGGGACGCTGGTGGTGCGGGTAAACGCCACGGATTCGGACGAGGGGAGTAATAGTGACGTCACCTACACGGTGACCAATGTCATCCCACCAGGTGGAAAAGATGTGATTAGTGTCAATCCCCACACGGGTGAGATCCGACTGACAGGAGCCCTGGACTTTGAAGAAGTCAGTGTGTTTGATTTCCGAATAGAGGCGAGAGACAAAGGCACCCCTCCGCTGTCCGGTCACTGCAAGGTGtttttggaggtgctggacatgaACGACAACGCACCCGAGGTGTGGGTGACGTCATTGTCGGTGCCGGTGCCGGAGGACGCGTCGGTGGGGACGGTGGTGGCGCTGCTGAGCGTGTCGGACCGGGACTCGGGGGCGAACGGGCGAGTGCAGTGCTCGGTGTGGCCGACGTCGCCGTTCGGTCTGGAGTCGAGGTTCGCGGGGTCGTACTCGCTGGTGCTGCGAGAGACGCTGGACCGGGAGCGGGTTTCGGAGTACGAGGTGGAGGTGCGGGCGGAGGACGGCGGGAAGCCGTCGCTGCGTGCGAGGCGCGGTGTGCGTGTGCCGGTGTCTGACGTGAACGACAACGCGCCGTCGTTCTCGCAGGCCGTGTACACGGTGCTGGCGCGGGAGAACAACGCGGCGGGCGCGGAGCTGGCGCGGCTGTGGGCGCGGGACCCGGACGAGGCGGACAACGGTCGCGTGAGCTACTCGTTGTGGGAGGGCGTCTCCGGGGCCCCGTGGTCAGGCGGCGGGTGGCGTCCGGCGTCGAGCTACGTGTCGGTGGACGCGGAGAGCGGTCGCCTGTGGGCGGTGCAGCCGTTGGACTACGAGGAGCTGCAGGTGTTGCAGTTCGAGGTGCGAGCGGTGGACGCGGGGGAGCCGCCGCTGGTCGGCAATGCGACGGTGCAGCTGTTCGTGGTGGACGAGAACGACAACGCACCGGCGCTGCTGCCGGCCTCGGGCGGCGGTGCGGGGCTGGTTCCGTTTGCGGGTGGCGTGGGCGGGTCGTCGGTAGAGGCGGCGTCCGGTTCGGAGTCGGAGACGCTGTGGGCGTGGGCGGCATGGGGGTCTCCGGCAGGGCAGGTGGTGGCGAAGATCCGTGCGGTGGACGCGGACTCGGGCTACAACGCGTGGCTGCGGTACGAGGTGTGGGAGCCGCGTGGGAAGGGCCCGTTCCGCGTGGGGCTGTACAGCGGCGAGGTGAGCACGGCGCGGGCGCTGGAGGAGGCGGACGGCCCGCGGCAGAGGCTGGTGATCGTGGTGCGGGACCACGGCGAGCCGTCGCGCTCGGCCACGGCCACGCTGAGCGTGTCGCTGGTGGAGGGCGGCGAGGCGGCGCTGGCGGCGGCGGGGTCGTCGTCTTCGTCGGTGTCGGGTGTGGTGCTGCCGGCGGAGGGCGGCGCGGCGGCGGGCGCGGCTTCGGCGTCGGCCAACGTGTGGCTGGTGGTGGCCATCTGCGTGGTGTCGAGCCTGCTGGTGCTGGCGCTGGTGCTGTACGGGGCGGCGCGGTGGGCGCCGCGGGCGGCCGTGCTGTCGGGGCCGGCTCCGGCGACGCTGGTGTGCGCCAGCGAAGTGGGCAGCTGGTCGTACTCGCAGCGGCAGAGCCGGAGCCTGTGCGTGGCGGAGGGCGCGGCCAAGAGCGACCTGATGGTTTTCAGCCCCAACTTGCCGCCGCCTCAGCCTGGCCCCGCGTCCAAGGACACCTCGCAGCCGGAGCCTTCCGCTCTGCTGAACACGGTCAGTAGTCCTCGCTTTCTCGCCACTTCCCCCACCCAc GTGGGCATTTTGCGGGTGCTTAAGAATCTTGATGGCACCTTTGTCTCTGCCTGCACCTTTTTGACCCTGACCTTTGGTTCTTGCTTTCATACG TCACAACTCAATGTGGTGGGAGATGCCATCTCTTCAGATTTCAAGAAGCTCTTTGTGCTGGTGTGTGGCATTTGA
- the LOC128972884 gene encoding protocadherin alpha-2-like has translation MEARWGAPVCLVVLVRAWALVSGQVRYSVPEEAKVGTVVGRLPQELGVEAGDAEARRLRVVWQGRRASVEVSGASGALVVSSRLDREELCGKSAPCSLRLELLLERPLRVFHVELEVTDINDNAPLFPAARKNISLPENSPVGSRFPLEGASDADIGANAQLSYTLSPSEHFTLDVKSPDENRKSLFLILSKPLDRETVSVHRLVLMANDEGRPSLTGTMEVVISVLDVNDNIPQFNQSVYKAKLPEDALEGTPLLRVNATDPDLGPYGDVIYEIDNIVPASGSDLFSIDANSGEIRLKGALDFEAVIFYELNIKAKDKGLPPMLSHCSVELEVLDVNDNAPEVWVTSLSVPVPEDASVGTVVALLSVSDRDSGANGRVRCSLWPASPFGLESRFAGSYSLVLREALDRERVSEYEVEVRAEDGGKPSLHARRDVRVPVSDVNDNAPSFSQAVYTVLARENNAAGAELARLWARDPDEADNGRVSYSLWEGVSGAPWSGGGWRPASSYVSVDAESGRLWAVQPLDYEELQVLQFEVRAVDAGEPPLVGNATVQLFVVDENDNAPVLLPTAGGGAGLVPFVGDVGGSSVEGASGSESETLWAWAAWGSPAGQVVAKIRAVDADSGYNAWLRYEVWEPRGKGPFRVGLYSGEVSTARALEEADGPRQRLVIVVRDHGEPSRSATATLSVSLVEGGEAALAAAGSSSSSVSGVVLPAEVSAAAGAASASANVWLVVAICAVSSLLVLALVLYGAARWAPRAAVLSGPAPATLVCASEVGSWSYSQRQSRSLCVAEGAGKSDLMVFSPSLPPLPPQPGPASKDTSQREPSALLNTVSGSPFLASTHRSSFLSCPHNLILPFLALCFSCGAEPETDCARTASGSRRARRRSSTRCRCRLRNGSRAALRLHPDTAESTAMSAGGRRCTGLGRQKNRCVREAARSLAESRRGP, from the coding sequence ATGGAGGCGCGTTGGGGTGCGCCGGTGtgtctggtggtgctggtgcggGCCTGGGCGCTGGTATCGGGGCAGGTGCGGTACTCGGTGCCGGAGGAAGCCAAGGTCGGGACGGTGGTGGGGCGGCTGCCGCAGGAGCTGGGTGTGGAGGCGGGCGATGCGGAGGCGCGGCGGCTGCGTGTGGTGTGGCAGGGCCGGCGGGCGAGCGTGGAGGTGAGCGGGGCGAGCGGGGCGCTGGTGGTGAGCTCGCGACTGGACCGGGAGGAGCTGTGCGGCAAGAgcgctccctgctccctgcgtctggagctgctgctggagcggCCGCTGCGCGTCTTCCATGTGGAGCTGGAGGTGACCGACATTAACGACAACGCCCCGCTCTTCCCCGCCGCACGGAAAAACATCAGTTTACCGGAGAACTCCCCAGTCGGTTCCCGTTTCCCACTGGAGGGCGCGTCGGATGCAGATATTGGAGCGAACGCGCAGCTCTCCTACACACTGAGTCCCAGCGAGCACTTCACGCTGGATGTTAAATCCCCTGATGAAAATAGGAAATCTCTCTTTTTGATCCTCTCGAAACCTCTGGATCGGGAAACGGTGTCTGTGCACCGGTTGGTGCTAATGGCGAATGACGAGGGCCGGCCATCCCTAACGGGCACGATGGAGGTGGTGATCTCGGTGCTGGATGTGAATGACAATATCCCGCAGTTCAACCAGTCGGTGTACAAAGCGAAACTGCCGGAAGATGCCTTGGAGGGGACGCCTCTGTTGCGAGTGAACGCCACGGATCCGGATTTGGGACCATACGGAGATGTGATTTACGAAATTGATAATATTGTTCCTGCCTCGGGTTCAGATCTGTTCAGCATCGATGCGAACAGCGGCGAGATCAGATTGAAGGGAGCCCTGGACTTTGAGGCAGTTATTTTCTACGAGCTGAACATTAAGGCGAAAGATAAGGGATTGCCTCCGATGTTGAGTCACTGCAGCGTGGAGTTGGAGGTGCTGGACGTGAACGACAACGCACCCGAGGTGTGGGTGACGTCGCTGTCGGTGCCGGTGCCGGAGGACGCGTCGGTGGGGACGGTGGTGGCGCTGCTGAGCGTGTCGGACCGGGACTCGGGGGCAAACGGGCGAGTGCGGTGTTCATTATGGCCGGCATCGCCGTTCGGTCTGGAGTCGAGGTTCGCGGGATCGTACTCGCTGGTGCTGCGAGAGGCACTGGACCGGGAGCGGGTGTCGGAGTACGAGGTGGAGGTGCGGGCGGAGGACGGCGGGAAGCCGTCGCTGCATGCGAGGCGCGATGTGCGTGTGCCGGTGTCTGACGTGAACGACAACGCGCCGTCGTTCTCGCAGGCCGTGTACACGGTGCTGGCGCGGGAGAACAACGCGGCGGGCGCGGAGCTGGCGCGGCTGTGGGCGCGGGACCCGGACGAGGCGGACAACGGTCGCGTGAGCTACTCGTTGTGGGAGGGCGTCTCCGGGGCCCCGTGGTCAGGCGGCGGGTGGCGTCCGGCGTCGAGCTACGTGTCGGTGGACGCGGAGAGCGGTCGCCTGTGGGCGGTGCAGCCGTTAGACTACGAGGAGCTGCAGGTGTTGCAGTTCGAAGTGCGAGCGGTGGACGCGGGGGAGCCGCCGCTGGTCGGCAACGCGACGGTGCAGCTGTTCGTGGTGGACGAGAACGACAACGCACCGGTGCTGCTGCCGACCGCGGGCGGCGGTGCGGGGCTGGTTCCGTTTGTGGGTGACGTGGGCGGGTCGTCGGTAGAGGGGGCTTCGGGATCGGAGTCGGAGACGCTGTGGGCGTGGGCGGCGTGGGGGTCTCCGGCAGGGCAGGTGGTGGCGAAGATCCGTGCGGTGGACGCGGACTCGGGCTACAACGCGTGGCTGCGGTACGAGGTGTGGGAGCCGCGTGGGAAGGGCCCGTTCCGCGTGGGGCTGTACAGCGGCGAGGTGAGCACGGCGCGGGCGCTGGAGGAGGCGGACGGCCCGCGGCAGAGGCTGGTGATCGTGGTGCGGGACCACGGCGAGCCGTCGCGCTCGGCCACGGCCACGCTGAGCGTGTCGCTGGTGGAGGGCGGCGAGGCGGCGCTGGCGGCGGCAGGGTCGTCGTCTTCGTCGGTGTCGGGTGTGGTGCTGCCGGCGGAGGTCAGCGCGGCGGCGGGCGCGGCTTCGGCGTCGGCCAACGTGTGGCTGGTGGTGGCCATCTGCGCGGTGTCGAGCCTGCTGGTGCTGGCGCTGGTGCTGTACGGGGCGGCGCGCTGGGCGCCGCGGGCGGCCGTGCTGTCGGGGCCGGCTCCGGCGACGCTGGTGTGCGCCAGCGAAGTGGGCAGCTGGTCGTACTCGCAGCGGCAGAGCCGGAGCCTGTGCGTGGCGGAGGGCGCGGGCAAGAGCGACCTGATGGTTTTCAGCCCCAGCTTGCCGCCACTGCCGCCTCAGCCTGGCCCCGCGTCCAAGGACACCTCGCAGCGGGAGCCTTCCGCTCTGCTGAACACGGTCAGTGGCTCTCCCTTTCTCGCCTCTACACACcgctcttcctttctttcttgccCCCACAACCTGATACTCCCCTTCCTTGCTCTATGCTTCTCGTGTGGTGCTGAGCCAGAAACGGACTGCGCACG